A single region of the Lotus japonicus ecotype B-129 chromosome 4, LjGifu_v1.2 genome encodes:
- the LOC130713348 gene encoding acyltransferase Pun1-like, protein MPSSFTGPILADGLMSKAHDVGNSKNYEGRSFDHHLHLSKLKCHSCVERSTISKRGHQQTIGMELISRETITPSTPTPSHLRIYPLSFIDHIFIRNYAPSLFFYQPIGVGQECDQRSIICELKKSLSQVLTKYYPFAGRFRDQLSIECNDQGASFLVTMITGAKLSTILQNPTETLLSPLFPDEWELMSPGGSILAIQISCFPCGGLAISVCMSHKVGDGNTLFNFVNDWATMNREKGELLSLTPSLDGGVLIFPQGNLPIFPEIVFAKDNTVVCRRFVFRASKIKSLKAMVSSHGVPNPTRVEVVTAWIYKCAVSALGLTFKTTWMQTVVNLRKIMVPPLLERCVGNMIWWLVLNPVVDKKKERELPELVSKIKEGLSEFRDVYPNKFGGNNKDLSFISECLKQAASAQEPSDFVKKNQTLFIFSSCCKFPMYETNFGWGKPIWVTTSVIPGKNIIYLMDTRDGDGIEAIVSMEEKDMAVFERNEELLQYASLNPNREKCDSLRSLL, encoded by the exons ATGCCAAGTTCGTTTACAGGTCCAATCCTTGCTGATGGGCTAATGTCAAAGGCTCATGATGTTGGTAACAGTAAGAACTATGAAGGGCGAAGCTTTGACCACCATCTACATTTGTCAAAACTGAAATGT CATTCTTGTGTGGAACGAAGTACTATCAGCAAGAGAGGCCATCAGCAAACTATAGGAATGGAATTAATTTCTAGAGAAACCATCACACCATCTACACCCACTCCTTCTCATCTCAGAATTTATCCCCTTTCTTTTATAGATCACATCTTTATAAGAAATTATGCCCCATCACTTTTCTTTTACCAGCCAATCGGGGTTGGACAAGAATGTGACCAAAGATCCATAATATGTGAGCTCAAGAAATCTTTATCTCAAGTTCTAACCAAATACTACCCGTTTGCAGGCAGGTTCAGAGATCAACTTTCTATTGAATGCAACGACCAAGGTGCATCATTTCTTGTCACAATGATCACAGGTGCGAAGCTATCAACAATCCTCCAAAACCCCACTGAAACATTGTTGAGCCCTTTGTTTCCTGATGAATGGGAGCTTATGAGTCCAGGTGGAAGTATCTTAGCCATTCAGATTAGCTGTTTTCCATGTGGAGGTCTGGCAATCAGCGTGTGTATGTCTCACAAAGTTGGCGATGGTAACACTCTTTTTAACTTTGTGAATGATTGGGCCACCATGAATCGAGAAAAAGGAGAGTTGTTATCACTCACACCTTCACTTGATGGTGGAGTTTTAATATTCCCACAAGGGAACTTGCCTATTTTCCCTGAAATCGTGTTTGCGAAAGACAACACGGTAGTGTGTAGAAGGTTTGTTTTCCGAGCCTCGAAAATCAAGTCCCTGAAGGCAATGGTATCTTCTCATGGGGTTCCAAATCCCACTCGCGTTGAAGTTGTCACTGCTTGGATTTACAAGTGTGCAGTTTCTGCGTTGGGGTTAACTTTTAAGACAACATGGATGCAAACAGTAGTCAACCTTCGCAAAATAATGGTTCCTCCATTGCTTGAAAGGTGTGTAGGGAACATGATTTGGTGGTTGGTGCTCAACCCGGTCGTGGACAAGAAGAAGGAAAGAGAACTACCCGAGTTGGTAAGCAAAATAAAAGAAGGGTTAAGTGAATTTCGTGATGTGTATCCAAATAAATTTGGAGGAAATAATAAGGACTTATCATTCATCTCTGAGTGCCTAAAACAAGCAGCTTCAGCGCAGGAGCCTAGTGATTTTGTGAAAAAGAACCAAACATTGTTTATTTTTAGTAGTTGTTGTAAGTTCCCAATGTATGAAACAAACTTTGGGTGGGGCAAACCAATTTGGGTGACTACTAGTGTTATTCCTGGGAAGAATATCATATATCTTATGGATACAAGAGATGGGGACGGAATTGAAGCAATTGTGAGTATGGAAGAGAAAGACATGGCAGTGTTTGAGCGCAATGAGGAGCTACTTCAA
- the LOC130713963 gene encoding acyltransferase Pun1-like translates to MEVELISTEIIKPSTPTPPHLRIYPLSFIDNMMYRNYIPVALFYHPNESDKQSIISNLKNSLSEVLTRYYPFAGRLRDQLSIECNDEGVPFRVTEIKGEQSTILQNPNETLLRLLFPDKLPWKVTEYDESIAAVQINFFSCGGLAITACVCHKMGDATTTLNFVNDWAAMTKEKGEALTQLSLPLLNGGVSVFPHKDMPCFPEIVFGKGNKSNAVCRRFVFPPSKINSLKEMVTSHGVQNPTRVEVITAWIYMRAVHALGLTFDKTSFRQVVSLRRRMTPPLPNKSVGNMFWFLYMCTPGADKDEEIELHDLVAKTKANFADFCEVYPKKFGGEDKDVAFISKCMNQGPSPLNKPRGYDEIKDVHNLFIYTSWCGFPLYNADFGWGKPLWATTCGWFVSNGMLLTDTRDGRGVEVIVNMEEEDIVRFERDVELLQYATLNPSREITY, encoded by the coding sequence ATGGAAGTGGAATTAATTTCTACTGAAATTATCAAACCATCAACACCCACTCCTCCTCACCTTAGAATCTATCCTCTCTCTTTCATAGATAACATGATGTACCGTAATTATATCCCAGTAGCTCTATTTTACCATCCAAACGAGAGTGACAAACAATCCATAATATCAAACCTCAAGAACTCCCTCTCTGAAGTTTTAACCCGATACTACCCCTTTGCAGGCAGGCTTAGAGACCAACTTTCCATCGAGTGCAACGACGAAGGTGTGCCCTTTCGGGTCACTGAGATCAAAGGGGAGCAATCAACAATCCTACAAAACCCCAACGAAACATTGCTCAGGCTTTTGTTCCCTGATAAGTTGCCATGGAAAGTCACGGAGTACGATGAAAGCATCGCAGCTGTCCAGATCAATTTTTTCTCATGTGGTGGTCTCGCGATCACTGCGTGCGTGTGTCACAAAATGGGTGACGCTACCACCACTCTAAACTTTGTAAACGACTGGGCCGCCATGACAAAAGAAAAAGGAGAGGCGTTGACGCAATTGTCCCTCCCTTTACTCAATGGTGGAGTTTCAGTGTTCCCACACAAGGACATGCCTTGTTTCCCCGAAATAGTGTTTGGGAAAGGCAACAAGAGCAACGCGGTGTGTAGAAGGTTCGTGTTCCCACCCTCGAAAATCAACTCCCTCAAGGAAATGGTAACTTCCCATGGCGTGCAAAACCCCACGCGCGTGGAAGTTATAACCGCTTGGATCTACATGCGTGCGGTTCACGCGCTAGGGTTAACTTTTGACAAGACATCGTTCCGTCAAGTGGTCTCCCTCCGCAGGAGAATGACTCCTCCGTTGCCTAACAAGTCCGTTGGGAACATGTTTTGGTTCTTATATATGTGCACCCCGGGCGCAGACAAGGATGAGGAAATAGAGCTACATGATTTGGTAgccaaaacaaaagcaaattttGCTGATTTTTGTGAAGTGTATCCAAAGAAATTTGGAGGGGAAGATAAGGATGTGGCGTTCATCTCCAAGTGCATGAACCAAGGTCCTTCACCTTTGAACAAGCCTCGTGGTTATGATGAGATCAAGGACGTTCACAATTTGTTTATTTACACTAGTTGGTGCGGGTTCCCATTGTATAATGCGGATTTTGGGTGGGGCAAACCGCTCTGGGCAACCACTTGTGGGTGGTTCGTGAGTAATGGTATGCTTTTGACCGATACGAGAGATGGGCGAGGAGTTGAAGTGATTGTGAATATGGAAGAGGAAGACATCGTCAGGTTTGAGCGCGATGTGGAGCTTCTTCAATATGCCACTTTGAATCCAAGCCGTGAGATAACATACTAA
- the LOC130713349 gene encoding uncharacterized protein LOC130713349 — MGLRSDTIEEGFADWIKSCYLSYKPDEMKTITQALWAIWKARNENLFNGRLQDPTAAIHKALALLMEWLEAQEKTHQSSGTSSNVVWKPPPENSLKVNIDAGWTGTEAIGFGLVVRDHNARMMFAATYMEPARFDPAMAEALALRWSLSVIEELGMDDVVIETDSMIVYKAMREAHCKPYIEPIILDCKFLASMFPKFSISHVKRKANNSAHSLAALANEFPSNVWWDNPPRSVAEAIFVDVFSFD; from the coding sequence ATGGGGCTACGATCAGATACGATTGAGGAAGGCTTTGCTGATTGGATTAAATCATGTTATCTGTCCTACAAACCAGATGAGATGAAGACAATCACACAAGCTTTGTGGGCCATTTGGAAGGCACGAAACGAGAACCTGTTCAATGGCAGACTCCAGGATCCTACTGCAGCAATTCATAAGGCTTTGGCACTTTTGATGGAATGGTTGGAAGCACAAGAGAAGACGCATCAAAGCAGTGGCACTAGCAGTAATGTGGTTTGGAAACCTCCACCAGAAAACTCACTAAAGGTGAATATAGATGCAGGGTGGACAGGAACCGAGGCTATAGGGTTTGGGTTAGTGGTGCGTGATCATAATGCCAGGATGATGTTTGCTGCTACATATATGGAGCCTGCTCGCTTTGATCCAGCTATGGCGGAGGCATTAGCATTGAGATGGAGCTTGAGCGTGATTGAGGAACTGGGCATGGATGATGTGGTAATTGAGACAGACTCAATGATAGTCTACAAAGCTATGAGGGAGGCTCATTGCAAGCCTTACATTGAGCCAATTATTTTAGACTGCAAGTTTTTAGCCTCCATGTTTCCTAAGTTTTCCATTAGTCATGTAAAAAGAAAAGCTAATAATTCAGCCCATTCCTTAGCTGCCTTAGCAAATGAATTCCCCTCTAATGTGTGGTGGGATAATCCTCCTCGCTCAGTTGCAGAGGCTATCTTTGTAgatgttttttcttttgattaa
- the LOC130710694 gene encoding jasmonate-induced oxygenase 4-like, which yields MGSNDLLVSEEQSLLKSVEQMSKEGDEPPSAYHVVEGLNGFGSNKDSSTQTPIPIIDVSLLSSEDELQKLRSALSSAGLFQAIGHGMSVSYLDKMREVVKQFFALPVEEKNKCARAVNDHEGYGCDTIVSEKQVLDWSYRMYLQVFPEEIRKLSVWPQNPPEFGEVLVEYAKKVKSIVDDLLRSMARSLDLEEGSFLDQFGEKSTLATRINFYPPCSRPDLVLGCKPHTDGSGITVLLQDKEVEGLQVQIDDKWVNVPTIPDALFINIGDQMQIISNGVFKSPMHRVVTNTEKLRMSLVVFNVPDAENEIGPVEGLINETRPRLYRNIKDYLMINYSCYQEGKIPLETIKVAHNSA from the exons ATGGGTAGCAATGATCTGCTTGTTTCGGAGGAGCAATCGCTACTTAAGAGCGTTGAACAAATGTCCAAGGAAGGTGATGAACCACCATCAGCATATCATGTAGTTGAAGGATTAAATGGCTTTGGATCTAATAAAGATTCTTCAACACAAACTCCAATACCAATCATTGATGTAAGCCTCCTCTCTTCAGAAGATGAGCTACAGAAGCTAAGATCTGCTCTGAGTTCAGCAGGATTGTTTCAG GCAATTGGCCATGGAATGTCAGTTTCATATCTTGACAAAATGCGTGAAGTTGTAAAACAATTTTTTGCACTTCCAGTCGAGGAAAAGAACAAGTGTGCCCGGGCAGTTAATGATCATGAAGGGTATGGATGTGACACCATAGTTTCAGAGAAGCAGGTCCTTGACTGGTCCTATCGCATGTATCTTCAAGTGTTCCCAGAAGAAATACGGAAGCTTTCTGTTTGGCCACAAAATCCTCCTGAATTTGG TGAGGTGTTAGTCGAGTATGCTAAAAAAGTGAAATCCATTGTGGATGATCTACTGAGAAGCATGGCAAGGTCCTTGGATCTGGAAGAAGGTAGCTTTTTGGACCAGTTTGGAGAAAAATCTACACTGGCAACAAGGATAAACTTCTACCCACCTTGTTCAAGACCTGATTTGGTTCTCGGTTGCAAACCTCACACAGATGGATCAGGAATCACAGTTCTGTTGCAAGACAAAGAAGTGGAAGGTCTTCAAGTTCAGATAGATGACAAATGGGTCAATGTCCCCACAATACCTGATGCTCTTTTTATCAATATTGGTGACCAAATGCAG ATCATAAGCAATGGAGTATTCAAGAGCCCAATGCACAGGGTTGTGACAAACACAGAGAAATTGAGGATGTCTTTGGTGGTGTTTAATGTGCCAGATGCAGAGAATGAAATTGGACCTGTTGAAGGGCTAATAAATGAGACACGGCCAAGGTTGTACAGGAACATCAAAGATTATCTCATGATCAACTACAGCTGCTATCAAGAGGGAAAAATACCACTTGAGACAATCAAAGTTGCACATAACTCTGCTTAA
- the LOC130713869 gene encoding acyltransferase Pun1-like → MEIKLISRETITPSTPTPPHLRIYPLSFIDHIMFRNYMPSLFFYQPKEVEQECDLKNKICELKKSLSKVLSRYYPLAGRFRDQLSIECNDLGVLFLVTRVTSTKLSSILQDPTDMLLNPLFPDGFRWDFMMSSSGSIVAVQINCFACGGIAISVCMSHKVGDAATIFNFVNDWATMNREKEGELLLPSSFLDGGISMFPQEDLPVFPEMIFGKSKMVVCKRFVFQASKIESLKAMVCSQGVENPTRVQVVNAWIHKCAVSALGIAINATSFRIPVNLRRIVIPPLPNKCVGNMVWPYHVFNPVVDKKERLLPELVSKIKEELCKFCDVYSKKFGRNNKDLSFISECLKQASSAPEPCGSDQKEKEIMFMYSSLCRLPMYETDFGWGKPIWVTIIGTPLVNSVFLIDTSDGKGIEAYVNMDKKDMAIFERNAEILQYASLNPSPWLDSSVTESSFN, encoded by the coding sequence atggaaattaaattaatttctagAGAAACGATCACACCATCTACACCTACTCCTCCTCATCTCAGAATTTATCCCCTTTCTTTCATAGATCACATCATGTTCCGTAACTATATGCCTTCACTTTTCTTTTACCAGCCAAAGGAGGTGGAACAAGAATGTGAcctaaaaaacaaaatatgtgAGCTTAAGAAATCCTTATCTAAAGTTCTATCCCGATACTACCCTTTGGCAGGTAGGTTTAGAGATCAGCTTTCTATCGAATGCAACGATCTAGGTGTGTTATTTCTTGTCACAAGGGTCACAAGCACAAAGTTATCTTCAATACTCCAAGACCCCACTGACATGTTGCTGAACCCTCTGTTCCCTGATGGATTCAGGTGGGATTTTATGATGAGCTCAAGTGGAAGTATAGTTGCGGTTCAAATAAATTGTTTTGCATGCGGAGGAATAGCAATCAGTGTGTGCATGAGTCACAAAGTTGGCGATGCCGCCACTATTTTCAACTTTGTGAATGATTGGGCCACCATGAATCGAGAAAAAGAAGGAGAGTTATTATTACCCTCATCTTTTCTTGATGGTGGAATTTCAATGTTCCCACAAGAAGACTTGCCTGTTTTCCCAGAAATGATTTTTGGGAAATCCAAAATGGTAGTATGCAAAAGATTCGTGTTCCAAGCCTCAAAAATCGAGTCCCTCAAGGCCATGGTGTGTTCCCAAGGGGTAGAAAATCCCACACGCGTTCAAGTTGTCAATGCTTGGATTCACAAGTGTGCAGTTTCTGCTCTAGGGATAGCTATAAATGCGACATCGTTTCGCATACCTGTCAACCTCCGCAGAATAGTGATTCCTCCATTGCCTAACAAGTGCGTTGGGAACATGGTTTGGCCGTATCACGTGTTTAACCCAGTCGTGGACAAGAAGGAAAGATTACTACCCGAGTTGGTaagcaaaataaaagaagagTTATGTAAGTTTTGTGACGTGTATTCAAAAAAATTTGGAAGGAATAATAAGGACTTATCATTTATTTCCGAGTGCCTGAAACAAGCATCTTCAGCTCCAGAGCCTTGTGGTTCTGATCAGAAAGAGAAGGAAATAATGTTTATGTATTCTAGTTTATGCAGGCTCCCAATGTATGAAACGGATTTTGGGTGGGGCAAACCGATATGGGTGACAATTATTGGTACTCCTTTGGTGAATTCTGTATTTTTAATAGACACAAGTGATGGGAAGGGAATTGAAGCGTATGTGAATATGGACAAGAAAGACATGGCCATATTTGAGCGTAATGCAGAGATCCTTCAATATGCTTCTTTGAATCCAAGCCCATGGCTAGATTCGAGCGTAACAGAGAGCTCCTTCAATTAG
- the LOC130710693 gene encoding stemmadenine O-acetyltransferase-like, with product MFFPELGFMFREIGGVIHLFWTRQWSDNILVRNEVSSRELKMEMELISRETITPSEPTPLHLRIYPLSFIDQIIQRNYIPSLFFYQPNKLAQECHQRSKISELKKSLSQVLSKYYPFAGSLRDELSIECNDQGVSFLVTKITGTKLSTILQNPNETLLNPLFPDELQWEAMSSGGSIVAIQINCFACGGMAISVCMCHKVGDAATLFNFVNDWATMNREEGELLLPSPLLDGGVSVFPQGDLPVFTQGVFVKDKMVVCRRFVFQASKIKSLTAMIFSQSNAVQNQNLTRFEVVTAWIYKRAISALGLNSKTTSFLIPVNLRRRMVPLLPDKCVGNMVWWYLVFNPVVDEREMELHELVSKIKEGLCEFCDVYPKKFGGSDKDLPFISECLKQATSSPEPCESDHEENQSMFIFTSWCRFPMYEVDFGWGKPIWVTTSECPAKNSIILMDTRDGDGIEAIVNMEEKDMTLFEHNVELLQYASLNPDRGIY from the coding sequence ATGTTTTTCCCCGAATTGGGTTTCATGTTTAGAGAAATAGGAGGTGTAATACATTTGTTTTGGACAAGGCAGTGGAGTGATAACATACTTGTGAGGAACGAAGTATCATCAAGAGAGTTAAAGATGGAAATGGAGTTAATATCTAGAGAAACCATCACACCATCTGAACCCACTCCTCTTCACCTCAGAATTTATCCCCTCTCTTTCATAGATCAGATCATTCAACGTAATTATATCCCATCACTTTTCTTTTACCAGCCAAACAAGTTGGCACAAGAATGTCACCAAAGATCCAAAATAAGTGAACTCAAGAAATCCTTATCTCAAGTTCTATCCAAATACTACCCCTTTGCAGGAAGTTTGAGAGATGAGCTATCCATTGAATGCAACGACCAAGGTGTGTCATTTCTAGTCACAAAAATCACAGGTACAAAGCTATCAACGATCCTCCAAAACCCCAATGAAACATTGTTGAACCCTTTGTTCCCTGATGAATTGCAGTGGGAAGCTATGAGTTCAGGTGGAAGTATCGTAGCGATCCAGATTAATTGTTTTGCATGCGGAGGAATGGCGATTAGCGTGTGTATGTGTCACAAGGTTGGTGACGCTGCCACCCTTTTCAACTTTGTAAATGATTGGGCCACCATGAACAGAGAAGAAGGAGAGTTGTTGTTACCTTCTCCTTTACTTGACGGTGGAGTTTCAGTGTTCCCACAAGGTGACTTGCCTGTTTTCACACAAGGTGTGTTTGTGAAAGACAAAATGGTAGTGTGCAGAAGGTTTGTGTTCCAAGCCTCAAAAATCAAGTCTCTCACGGCCATGATATTTTCCCAATCCAACGCTGTGCAAAATCAAAATCTCACGCGCTTTGAAGTTGTCACTGCTTGGATTTACAAGCGTGCAATTTCTGCATTGGGCTTAAATTCTAAGACGACATCGTTTCTTATACCTGTCAACCTTCGAAGAAGAATGGTTCCTCTATTGCCTGATAAGTGCGTAGGAAACATGGTTTGGTGGTATTTGGTGTTCAACCCAGTCGTGGATGAGAGGGAAATGGAACTACATGAGTTGGTAAGCAAAATAAAGGAAGGGCTATGTGAGTTTTGTGACGTGTATCCTAAAAAATTTGGAGGGAGTGATAAGGACTTACCATTTATCTCTGAGTGCCTAAAACAAGCTACTTCATCTCCAGAGCCTTGTGAATCTGATCATGAAGAGAACCAATCAATGTTTATATTTACCAGTTGGTGCAGGTTCCCAATGTATGAAGTAGATTTTGGGTGGGGCAAACCTATCTGGGTAACAACTAGTGAATGTCCTGCAAAGAATAGCATAATTTTGATGGATACAAGAGATGGGGATGGAATTGAAGCGATTGTGAATATGGAAGAGAAAGACATGACCTTATTTGAGCATAATGTGGAGCTCCTTCAATATGCCTCTCTTAATCCAGACCGTGGAATATACTGA
- the LOC130714961 gene encoding acyltransferase Pun1-like — protein sequence MFLVRGMEGVKYICFRQIEYSLVLRKELVDATMEMELISREIITPSTPTLPHLRIYPLSFLDIVIPANYMPSLFFYQPNEVRQECDQKTKISHLKKSLSQVLSRYYPFAGRLIDRRSIECNDQGVLFLVTRITGTKLSTIFQNPTETLLNPLYPDGLQWQVMSSIESILAIQINCFACGGMAISVCMSHKIGEAATLFNFVHDWATVNREKEGELLLPSPFLDGGVSLFPQGDLPVFPEMVFAKDNSSTLVCRRFVFPASKIKSLKAMVSSHGVQNPTRVDIVTAWIHKCVVSALGLTLNKTSLCIAANLRGKMVPPLPDKCIGNMAWRYFVLNPVVDKSDRELPELVRKLKEGLREFSEVYPNKFGGNNKDLTFISECLKQASPIPEPLNKALPAPEPCGFDLKEKEFFFTYTSLCRLPMYETDFGWGKPIWVTATGMPMMNAVFFMDTKDGGGIEALVNMDEKNMARFERNAELLQFASLNPNPWPYLSIMQSSLNSRF from the coding sequence atGTTTCTAGTTAGAGGAATGGAAGGTGTGAAATACATTTGTTTCAGACAAATAGAATACTCGCTAGTGTTGAGGAAGGAATTAGTAGATGCAACGATGGAAATGGAATTGATTTCAAGAGAAATCATCACAccgtctacaccaactcttccCCACCTAAGAATTTATCCCCTTTCTTTCCTAGATATAGTCATTCCTGCTAATTATATGCCATCACTTTTCTTTTACCAGCCAAACGAGGTGCGGCAAGAATGTGACCAAAAAACCAAAATATCACATCTCAAGAAATCCTTATCTCAAGTTCTATCTAGATACTACCCATTTGCAGGAAGGCTCATAGATCGTCGTTCTATCGAATGCAACGACCAAGGTGTGTTATTTCTAGTCACAAGAATCACAGGTACAAAGCTATCAACGATCTTCCAAAACCCGACCGAAACATTGTTGAACCCTTTGTACCCTGATGGATTGCAGTGGCAAGTTATGAGCTCAATTGAAAGTATACTTGCCATTCAAATAAATTGTTTTGCATGTGGAGGCATGGCAATCAGTGTGTGCATGAGTCACAAAATTGGCGAAGCTGCCACTCTTTTCAACTTTGTCCATGATTGGGCCACCGTGAATCGAGAAAAAGAAGGAGAGTTATTATTACCCTCCCCTTTTCTTGATGGTGGAGTTTCATTGTTCCCACAAGGGGACTTGCCTGTTTTCCCCGAAATGGTGTTCGCAAAAGACAACAGTAGCACTTTAGTGTGCAGAAGGTTCGTGTTCCCAGCCTCTAAAATCAAGTCTCTCAAGGCCATGGTATCTTCCCACGGGGTGCAAAATCCTACGCGCGTTGATATTGTCACTGCTTGGATTCACAAGTGTGTTGTTTCTGCATTGGGGTTAACTTTAAATAAGACATCGCTCTGCATAGCAGCCAACCTCCGTGGAAAAATGGTTCCTCCATTGCCTGACAAGTGCATAGGGAATATGGCTTGGAGGTATTTCGTGCTCAACCCAGTGGTGGACAAGAGCGACAGAGAGCTACCTGAGTTGgtaagaaaattaaaagaaggGTTACGTGAGTTTTCTGAGGTGTATCCAAATAAATTTGGAGGGAATAATAAGGACTTGACATTTATCTCCGAGTGCTTGAAACAAGCATCTCCAATTCCTGAGCCCCTCAATAAAGCTCTTCCAGCTCCGGAGCCTTGTGGTTTTGATCTTAAAGagaaggaatttttttttacctataCTAGTTTGTGCAGACTCCCAATGTATGAAACAGATTTTGGGTGGGGCAAACCTATCTGGGTGACAGCTACTGGTATGCCAATGATGAATGCCGTATTTTTTATGGATACAAAAGATGGGGGTGGAATTGAAGCGCTTGTGAATATGGACGAGAAAAACATGGCCAGATTTGAGCGTAATGCGGAGCTCCTTCAATTTGCTTCTCTGAATCCAAACCCATGGCCATATTTGAGCATAATGCAAAGCTCCCTCAATTCGCGTTTCTGA